The following are encoded together in the Sphingomonas insulae genome:
- a CDS encoding TonB-dependent receptor, producing the protein MSLGQLKSGIVLAGISLLALSVPAYAKSPSQSGDATKRYFEIPAGPLDAALKTWSRLTKRSVLFQSAEIADKRTSGAKGAMTPDEALDAILARTGFGRINEAAGAVAIVAQQVEADGGNATPDILVTGKAAWSLNTGIARTQDDSQPFIVLTREEIQRSGAPNLETFLRDRLNVNTSPVVSQQARGGTSGTAATRGLSAINLRGLGTRDTLILVDGRRQPGVNIGDGNLTQPSITGIPLASIERIEVLASSASGIYGSGASGGAINIVLKRDFTGGEISTSYSDTTDFAQGETQTDITYGFPLEGGRTKVSLTGSWQKARPLYYGDRANLATRTIAKIRENDASYFEGAYVSIPSGGQVNYKTFLDTLTLKPEYGGGTMPSTYGTVPAGYRGLLADGVAPLAAANGRYNYDLNGGYSNLGRRSPLLYGSERYNASVSVRREFNDRLTGYLGVTWARTLSSNRVSRGPEFIELSSEAPQNPFQQSIQLILPGVALGSEVHNRQTSSTLVGGVIAKLPWDWQAALDVSYARSRFVGDVQPSQISQATEDQLVSGTQNVLRDLTLQPLSLSYDDLPFFTAATPGTSSTFAPSLRIAGPLPLRLPGGKTQMTLNVEYSDQRNGGVITASNRMTRSILSYAAPASQRTWSAYGEIALPIISDAHKIALFRQLELRLSARAEWYRGNGADPYNCAITFGPLPADNPLGNCPPAGAVVSRSITRNSHIDPSISFRWTPFKPLVIRGSYTTGYLPPTLTQLVKVRPEFIRINFADRARGGEKIGSPGTFGNQIPGFIGGNPDVRPESSRTFSAGAIFTPGLVPGLRVSADWTRIKKRDVYFNPLQLLAFSANSQQAIEDLLASNPNRVKRGPASGGFSVGPITELDLSLVNLLGISTDAIDFVVDYDAPLSGGNLTVTSRATFVKSLEVMTFPGVPATDYAGVVPTNFAIATGSNGSLRWRGSAAINWSKDALNLGWQIRYIDRYAIDETKTVVPALGSAYVRSQIYHDVSASYQLLDGLTARIGVNNIFNKRPPLDVTADPLFYSAYGDPRLRSFYLRLQKTF; encoded by the coding sequence ATGTCCTTAGGTCAACTGAAAAGCGGTATCGTCCTGGCAGGTATCTCGCTGCTCGCACTGTCCGTGCCGGCATATGCAAAAAGCCCTTCCCAGTCGGGCGATGCCACCAAGCGGTATTTCGAGATACCTGCCGGTCCGTTGGATGCCGCGTTGAAGACATGGTCCCGACTGACGAAGCGGTCGGTCCTTTTCCAATCGGCAGAGATCGCCGACAAGCGCACCTCAGGTGCGAAGGGCGCGATGACTCCCGACGAGGCGCTCGATGCGATACTCGCACGGACCGGCTTTGGCAGGATCAACGAGGCGGCCGGCGCTGTTGCGATCGTCGCGCAGCAGGTGGAGGCTGATGGTGGCAACGCCACGCCCGACATTCTCGTTACCGGCAAAGCGGCTTGGTCGCTGAACACCGGCATCGCCCGCACGCAAGACGACAGCCAACCATTCATCGTGCTCACCCGCGAGGAAATCCAGCGCAGCGGAGCCCCCAATCTCGAAACGTTCCTGCGCGATCGTCTGAACGTCAACACCTCTCCCGTCGTCAGCCAGCAAGCGCGCGGCGGCACCAGCGGTACCGCCGCGACACGAGGGCTCAGCGCGATCAACCTGCGCGGTCTCGGCACGCGCGATACGCTGATCCTCGTCGATGGCCGCCGTCAACCAGGGGTCAACATCGGCGACGGCAACCTCACCCAGCCATCGATCACCGGTATACCCCTCGCTTCGATCGAGCGCATCGAGGTACTCGCCTCGTCGGCGTCGGGCATTTACGGCAGCGGCGCGTCGGGGGGAGCGATCAATATCGTCCTGAAGCGCGATTTCACCGGCGGCGAGATTTCGACGTCGTACAGCGATACGACCGATTTCGCCCAGGGCGAGACTCAGACCGACATAACCTACGGCTTTCCATTGGAAGGAGGCAGGACAAAGGTGTCGCTGACCGGCAGCTGGCAGAAAGCTCGCCCCTTATACTATGGGGATCGCGCAAATCTGGCCACACGGACGATCGCCAAGATCCGCGAAAATGACGCCAGCTACTTCGAAGGCGCGTACGTCAGCATACCCTCCGGTGGGCAAGTCAATTACAAGACGTTTTTGGATACCCTGACGCTGAAGCCCGAATATGGCGGGGGTACGATGCCCTCGACCTACGGTACGGTGCCGGCAGGATATCGCGGGCTCTTAGCCGATGGTGTCGCCCCCCTCGCTGCGGCGAACGGACGGTACAATTACGACCTCAACGGGGGATACAGCAACCTGGGGCGGCGAAGCCCACTTCTATATGGGTCCGAACGATACAATGCGTCAGTCAGTGTCCGGCGAGAATTCAACGACCGCCTGACCGGATATCTGGGGGTGACCTGGGCGCGAACGCTATCGTCCAACAGGGTATCGCGCGGGCCTGAATTCATCGAGCTGTCATCGGAAGCGCCCCAAAATCCATTCCAGCAAAGTATCCAGTTAATTCTGCCGGGCGTCGCGTTGGGAAGCGAGGTTCACAATCGGCAGACCAGTTCGACCTTGGTTGGTGGCGTCATCGCGAAACTCCCGTGGGACTGGCAGGCTGCACTCGATGTCTCCTATGCGAGAAGCCGCTTCGTGGGTGACGTGCAACCCTCGCAGATCAGTCAGGCGACGGAAGACCAGCTTGTTTCGGGGACGCAGAACGTCTTGCGTGATCTGACCCTGCAACCGCTCAGCCTGAGTTACGACGACCTCCCATTCTTCACGGCCGCGACGCCGGGCACCTCCTCGACATTCGCCCCTTCGCTAAGAATTGCGGGTCCGCTTCCGCTAAGGCTGCCGGGCGGGAAGACGCAAATGACGCTCAACGTCGAATATAGCGACCAGCGCAACGGCGGCGTAATCACAGCGTCCAACCGGATGACGCGATCCATCCTGAGCTATGCGGCTCCCGCCAGTCAGCGGACCTGGTCGGCTTACGGTGAGATCGCGTTGCCGATCATCAGCGATGCCCATAAGATCGCGCTATTCCGCCAGTTGGAGTTGCGCCTTTCCGCCAGGGCGGAATGGTATCGCGGCAACGGAGCGGATCCTTACAATTGCGCCATCACGTTCGGCCCCTTGCCGGCCGACAATCCGCTCGGCAACTGTCCGCCCGCCGGCGCCGTTGTCAGCCGCAGCATCACGCGCAACTCGCATATCGATCCCAGCATCAGCTTTCGCTGGACGCCGTTCAAGCCGCTGGTGATACGCGGGTCCTATACGACCGGCTACCTGCCCCCGACGTTGACGCAGTTGGTGAAAGTCCGGCCGGAGTTCATCAGGATCAATTTTGCCGACCGCGCACGCGGAGGCGAAAAGATCGGTTCCCCGGGAACTTTCGGCAACCAGATCCCCGGTTTCATCGGCGGCAATCCCGATGTCCGCCCCGAATCCTCCCGCACGTTTTCTGCGGGAGCGATCTTTACCCCTGGTCTGGTGCCGGGATTGCGAGTGTCCGCCGACTGGACACGTATCAAAAAGCGTGATGTATATTTCAATCCGCTGCAACTTCTGGCTTTCTCGGCGAATAGCCAGCAAGCGATCGAGGACCTGCTTGCATCGAACCCGAACCGTGTGAAACGCGGGCCGGCATCGGGTGGTTTTTCGGTCGGACCGATAACCGAACTCGACCTGTCGCTTGTCAATCTTTTGGGCATCTCGACAGACGCGATCGATTTCGTGGTCGATTACGATGCCCCCCTTTCGGGCGGCAATCTCACCGTCACGTCGCGCGCGACGTTCGTGAAATCGCTTGAGGTCATGACCTTCCCGGGCGTTCCCGCAACGGACTACGCCGGCGTGGTACCCACCAATTTCGCGATCGCCACGGGATCGAACGGATCCCTGCGTTGGCGGGGGAGTGCCGCCATCAACTGGAGCAAGGACGCACTGAACCTTGGATGGCAAATCCGTTACATCGACCGTTACGCTATCGATGAAACGAAAACTGTCGTGCCGGCACTCGGGTCCGCGTATGTGAGGAGCCAGATCTACCACGATGTCAGTGCAAGCTACCAGCTTCTCGACGGGCTTACAGCGCGAATCGGGGTCAACAACATCTTCAACAAGCGCCCGCCTCTCGACGTTACCGCGGACCCCTTGTTCTACAGCGCCTACGGCGACCCGCGCCTGCGATCGTTCTATTTGCGTCTGCAGAAAACGTTCTGA